Proteins from one Desulfonema limicola genomic window:
- a CDS encoding lytic transglycosylase domain-containing protein produces MKEDNLQNVKKKWIWDINYRLLINIVILSGLLLSIPSVLTLPSPPAIQTKIISVEKSINARFSPDIPDSLFAIPEKLKHQAVFWEKIFTQYKQSEVLIHDNWYLNVVYEVIDLKQTGKKSWEAVRTAKQKYKELLTEMVENLETPDKMTKQVYRLYNLYKNIDEIPLFKIKDAPLRVHAQQGQRSGFKKAIIKSGYYMEHIEKILEEYSIPKELAWLPLIESSFNPHIRSSVGAAGMWQLMPGSGRHYGLTINYLIDERCDPFISTRAAARHLINDFENLKSWPLAITAYNHGLSGINNAVKLLESKNIADIIENYDGPRFKFASRNFYVEFITAVKIAENPKQYFGNFEKKSPLKLEQIKIPDYVTVETLVSYLGIKKSEIQKFNPALLPSVYEPGGYIPKGASLNIPKKKKPDFEKAYALIPENLKHMEIPAPVYHKVRKKQTLSEIAKLHNVPLGSLARFNNIKNTRHIRAGQRLKIPAALESGDETSVSRFKGLPLEFSTVSHRVRRGQTLSDIAKMYGISEKSIARLNKIRDLKKIRAGQVLRIPEG; encoded by the coding sequence ATGAAAGAGGATAATTTACAGAATGTTAAGAAAAAATGGATATGGGATATTAATTATAGACTGCTCATTAATATTGTTATTTTATCTGGTTTGCTTTTATCTATTCCATCTGTTCTGACACTCCCTTCACCCCCTGCAATACAAACAAAAATTATATCAGTTGAAAAATCAATAAATGCCCGGTTCTCTCCTGATATCCCTGATTCATTGTTTGCAATACCTGAAAAATTAAAACATCAGGCAGTTTTCTGGGAAAAAATCTTTACTCAATACAAGCAGAGTGAGGTATTGATTCATGATAACTGGTATTTGAATGTTGTGTATGAAGTTATTGATCTTAAACAAACAGGAAAAAAATCCTGGGAAGCAGTAAGAACAGCAAAGCAGAAATATAAAGAACTGCTGACTGAAATGGTTGAAAACCTGGAAACCCCTGACAAAATGACAAAACAGGTTTACAGGCTTTATAATCTGTATAAAAATATTGATGAAATTCCACTGTTTAAAATAAAAGATGCTCCATTACGGGTTCATGCTCAACAGGGACAGAGGAGCGGCTTTAAAAAAGCTATTATAAAATCAGGTTATTATATGGAACACATTGAAAAAATTCTTGAAGAATACAGCATACCAAAGGAACTTGCCTGGCTTCCTCTTATTGAATCATCTTTTAATCCCCATATCCGCTCCAGTGTGGGAGCAGCAGGAATGTGGCAGCTTATGCCAGGCAGTGGAAGGCATTATGGTTTAACAATAAATTATCTTATTGACGAAAGATGCGATCCCTTTATATCAACCCGTGCAGCAGCCAGGCATCTGATTAATGATTTTGAAAATCTGAAATCCTGGCCTCTTGCCATTACTGCATATAATCACGGGCTTTCCGGTATAAACAATGCTGTTAAACTTTTGGAATCAAAAAATATTGCAGATATTATAGAAAATTATGACGGACCCAGGTTTAAATTTGCTTCTAGAAATTTTTATGTTGAGTTTATAACTGCCGTAAAAATTGCTGAAAACCCAAAGCAGTATTTTGGAAATTTTGAAAAAAAATCTCCTCTAAAACTTGAACAGATTAAAATTCCTGATTATGTAACAGTGGAAACCCTTGTATCATATCTTGGAATAAAAAAATCTGAAATTCAAAAATTTAACCCTGCATTACTGCCTTCTGTTTATGAGCCTGGAGGATATATTCCCAAAGGAGCATCTTTAAATATTCCCAAAAAAAAGAAACCTGATTTTGAAAAAGCATATGCTTTAATTCCTGAAAATCTTAAACATATGGAAATACCTGCTCCTGTTTATCACAAGGTTAGAAAAAAACAGACCCTTTCCGAGATTGCAAAACTGCATAATGTACCTCTTGGGTCCCTTGCACGTTTTAATAATATAAAAAATACCAGGCACATAAGGGCTGGGCAGAGATTGAAGATACCGGCTGCCCTGGAATCTGGAGATGAGACATCGGTTTCCAGATTCAAAGGACTGCCTTTGGAGTTCAGCACTGTAAGCCATCGTGTCAGAAGAGGTCAGACTCTTTCTGATATTGCCAAAATGTATGGTATTTCTGAAAAATCAATTGCCAGATTAAACAAAATAAGGGATTTGAAAAAAATAAGAGCAGGTCAGGTATTAAGGATTCCTGAAGGTTGA